tcGCTATCAGGGAGTAGTTTGTGCCATGAAGGTAAGTGTCGATCAGATTTGAGaaactttagtttttttctttgaccGCTTTAAGTCTTTCAAACCcaagctttttgtttttcctctttatatttcctttaaaaatatttaattgttaaCGTCAGAAGTAATCTCTTAAAATTCCTTGGTTACTAATTACGTTCTTTAAAATGGGCCATTTCACTGATGATATTAATATTAGACTTTACCAAGTAATATTGTTTccactggagtataattgcatgaAAAGGCTTATTGAttgtaaattttaataataaatatgtgcACTGAATAGTACATAATATTCCTGCTGTTTCTTCATATTTGTTTGGCTTTAGGATGCGTTTGGCTTTATTGAAAGAGGTGATATTGTAAAGGAGATATTCTTTCACTATAGTGAATTTAAGGGTGACTTAGAAACCTTGCAGCCTGGAGATGACGTGGAATTCACAATCAAGGACAGAAATGTAAGATAGTTGAATAACTTGATCTTTGGCCTTCTTTTAAGATAAGTAGTGAGTTAAAATTTTAGGAGCACTTAAAGTGACATGGTTCCCCTCGCCCTCTCCACTCCCTTCTGATTTAGGGTAAAGAAGTTGCAACAGATGTCAGACTATTGCCTCAAGGAACAGTCATTTTTGAAGATATCAGCATTGAACATTTTGAAGGAACTGTAACCAAAGTTATCCCAAAAGTACCCAGTAAAAACCAGGTAAATAGTGTTTTTTTCAGAAGAGTCATGCCTCATCAGTAATAGAATAATACGGTATAGTATACAGAAGTTTCATTACTTTCAATTGTAATTTTGTGACAGTGGAGCAATTAAGTATTTAATGTGTGTAATTAAACTAAATGAGAAACCATCGGTACATCCatgaatatgtttttctttggtttttttttttaactgggtgATACGGAGAAGGGGGCAAAAAAAATGCTGGTTAGATTGGGAAGAAAACAGTtcatgtgtgcgtgcgtgcatcccagtttggtttttttttcctgtttttggtgggtgggggtggggtggggtgaagaGATGAGATCAGTGGTGTCATTGCTAAGGAAATGTAGAACATAAAAGACTGAAattcttttccttaaataaaatctttcagtATCAGAGTGCAGGATCTTAACTGCAGTATCATGATTATATGGTTGTGTCATGTGACCATAGATCACAAACCTTTCAAATTGGACTTACGTTATCaacacctttttttcctttagggaGCTGTCTGTTATAAATAACATGGGTTTGCTGTGTGTTCTTCTTGTTTGACTTAGAACTAGAAGGGTGAGAAATCTCCAGCtaaaatagtttttccttttcatcagaaTGACCCATTGCCAGGACGCATCAAAGTTGATTTTGTGATTCCTAAAGAACTTCCCTTTGGAGACAAAGATACGAAATCCAAGGTGACCCTGCTGGAAGGCGACCATGTTAGGTTTAATATTTCAACAGACCGTCGTGACAAATTAGAACGAGCAACCAACATAGAAGTTCTATCAAATACATTTCAGTTCACTAATGAAGCCAGAGAAATGGTAAGTGTCGGATATTATTAGATACGTACCCAATCTTGGAGGCAGCAGGGCAATGTTATAGTCAAGTTTGTAATATGGTATTGAAAATTCTTTGGGTTTTGACAGTATTGGGCATTTACCTTATTAAGGTGATTGAGAACACAGACACTTGAGTCAATCTGGGTTTGACACTTAGCTATGCCAGTTACCTTGAAATAGATGtgagaaaattttagaattaaaatctgGAGAGGATGATTTCTAAGGTCTTTTGAGAGTCAGTGATTCTCTGGCCCTTAAATATGAAGACTGAGAAGATTTAAGTTCATCATTGTAGAAGGTAGATCTTTCCAGACTGTTACATAAAATGTTTAGTAAACACTAGGTTAAACAAAGTAGGTTTTGTTTCTTTCGTTTTTACAGCAGGACTTTGCAAATTCTTTTTAGCGAATATATGTCTGGAAATGATATATGCCAGAATTGTTGCCGAAACATATTTTACAAGTTCCGTGAATTAACTTTATcaaatgtaatttacatttgcTTCTGTTTGGAGTCATAACATCTACAGTATATCTCAGTGTTGTCAGTAGAACTGGATACATTCAGTGAAAATTTAAGTTTCTTCAAACTTTTTAACTGTTAGGAGAACTGATCTTGTTTGACATTTGCAATGTGCTTTAAACTTTaatgcatgtttagttttttagatGTGTTTTGCTTTACACTATGTAGTACATTGTTGAATAGCTTGCTTACCATCAGGATATAGCAAGGATTAAATGTCAGAGTATTGTTTAGGCTATATTCAAAACTGATTATAGAATAATCATTTCTAATATGTAAATATGCAATATGTAAGTCATTGGTGGGttgataattgtattttattaagtatttgaGTACTTGCCACGTGCCAGTTACTCTGGATATAATTCCCTTACAGAGCTGATAATTtagtatgaaggaaaaaaacatgaggatggaactttatatattttagttttcagaCCTAAATCTTAAAAGTCCTCCTGTGCCTAAAGTCACAAATTTTTGAGGTAGAGATTAGAGAGTTGCCTTTAGTTGACTCCTGAGGTATTTGGAGTATTGTTCTGtagatttttaatttctggaaGTTACAGTGTCATAAAGCTTGGGCATTATTTGGAATCCTGGTTTTTGCCACTTACTGTGTgctttgggcaaattgcttaacctctttcaacctcagtttcctcttcttgtaaaacaatatttttcacagaattgaaaattaaatggaatgtTGTATGCATTTACttcaaaaatgataatttttctaGTGCGTATTGGCCAAGAAGTAGCATCTGGGGAGTCTCAGGCAATTACTTAGAgattaatttactttattgaaaTCAGTGAGTTTGTATTtaagtggaaaaattaaaatgtgggtACAAACTTTGGCTATTTAATACAGAGAATTCCTAATGAATTTAATTTGATGATACTTCCAAACTTGAATGTTGTTGTCTTGACAATCTTCACAGCCAGTGAAAGTAttgttttggtttcagggtgtaATTGCTGCCATGAGAGATGGTTTTGGTTTCATCAAGTGTGTGGATCGTGATGCTCGTATGTTCTTCCACTTCAGTGAAATTCTGGATGGGAACCAGCTCCATATTGCAGATGAAGTAGAGTTTACTGTGGTTCCTGTGAGTAGTTTTTGAGAAAAGTATGGGAGGTTTTCTTGATCCttccttttttggttttaaagttACTTTTGTTTATCATTTGTAGGATATGCTCTCTGCCCAAAGAAATCATGCTATTAGGATTAAAAAACTTCCCAAGGGCACGGTTTCGTTCCACTCCCATTCAGATCATCGTTTTCTGGGCACCGTAGAAAAAGAAGCCACTTTTTCCAATCCTAAAACCACTAGCCcaaataaaggcaaagaaaaggtaagttttaattaaaatgatttttgcaGTTCTTTATTCCTCTTCTGCTTAAAGGCAACCACTGTCCACACAATAATGGAGTATTGTCTCTTTCAGAATTCCCTGTAACATTAACAGTGAACTAATCTAAAGCAAGGTTTTTAATCTCATCAATATTAACATTTTGAGCTGGATGATAATttgggtgggaggaggtggggagctgTTCTTTGCATTtggggatgtttagcagcatccctggcccacTAGAGGtcaatatctcttttttttttttttttttttttttttgcggtacgcgggcctctcactgttgtggcctctcccgttgcggagcacaggctccagatgcgcgggctcagcggccatggttcatgggcccagccgctccgcggcatgtgggatcttcccggaccggggcacaaacccatgttgCCTGcgtcggcaagcggactctcaatcactgcgccaccagggaagccccaatatctCTTCTTCCCATGTACAACAGCCAGACATGTCTCCAGAATCTGCCAAATGTCCCCTAATCATCCCCAGTTTAGCATCGCTCATCTAAAATGATAGTACTTGTCATCCAAGCAATTTAAAACTTTGAAGTTTTGGTAGACTTAGTTCACACATTTGAACTCCACTTATTGAAAAATCCACTAAATCCGTAAATATGAAGCTATCCATAAGATGACCTCTGCTCTTAAGTAAGTAACAAGAATTGTATAGAAACAGGTGATTCAAACAATGTTAAATGCTGCTAGAAAAGGTCAATGAGAGAGCTTTGgcaaaaattaattctaaactGGCAGGATCTGGGATGGTTTCAGTAAGGCATTGACATTTAATAGGTGGAGATAAATGAGGAAAGGATATTCCTCACTGAATAGAGGTACTGATGAGAAAAATTCAGGGTTTCTTTATAAAGCACTAATTAGTTTGACAGGAAGATTGGGCttcttttttggggtggggtGATTTCTGTTTGGCCGTGAAAAACTATAGAATAGGCATGTTGTCAGTAAGTGCTCCCTCCACAACATTAAAATTAGGTTAAGACTTTAAGACCAAATTAGGCAGACTGAGTCAGCCCTTGGTTAAAATGCAAGACCATCTATTATTCATACGAAAAATACGTATTTTAGAGAACCCTAGATAGGAAATTTCTACAGCTGTACCAGTTCTTTGGCTCAAGAGTCTGTAATAATTGCAGTTGTGCTTATATTGTTTCTTTGGTGGTTGTTCTTgattcttttaattgttttttgacTATTTCTTTAGGAGGCTGAGGATGGTGTTATTGCTTATGATGATTGTGGGGTGAAATTGACTATTGCTTTTCAAGCCAAGGATGTGGAAGGATCCAATTCTCCTCAGATAGGAGACAAGGCAAGATAATTCTGCTTATTTGAGAGAGGGGGGAGGGTTAAAGGTTATCATCTGTATCATAAATCCTGAAAAAtggtttctttaaattttatcaagTTTTGCTAACATTTGTTTGTGCTTACAAGtttaatatataaacatcttCCTATTTAAAAGCAGCTTATTCAATAAGAACAGGGTCTAGCAAGCTTTTTGTTAAAGCTTTTTGAGGAGTTAGTATTTAAGCATTAGATATGTCAAAAGCAATTaccttatataaaattaataatattggTAAGAAAGTTAAAACAGTCACTGAAGCATTATCAGAATAAAATCACGCCAAAGGTTTTTATATTGCTGTTCATTTTTGTCATACTTAGTGTGTCTGGTTTTCCAGTTGACCGCCTTTAGAGAAATTAAGAATCTATAAGGAATACACACTGTAGAGCAAAGCTTGATCCTTGTGGAAAGTGGAATGAGAAGTAGAAGTGATAGTTCTGGTGAATATCTGTTCCAGCAGAGTATTTATAAAAAGGATATTTAGAGTGGAAAGCAAGGTCTGGGGGAGTTGTCATTTCTACTTGGCGTGAAATGACATAATATTAATGAGCATCATTATTATTCACAGGTTGAATTTAGTATTAGTGACAAACAGAGGCCTGGACAGCAGATTGCAACTTGTGTGCGACTCTTAGGTCGTAATTCCAACTCCAAGAGGCTCTTGGGTTATGTGGCaactttgaaggataattttggaTTTATTGAAACAGCCAATCATGATAAGGAAATCTTTTTCCATTACAGGTGAGGAATGCCTTTTAGGAACTTAGAGCTTACAATCCATTCTTTGGTTTTGGAGTCAAAGACATTAGTATTGGGtagttatgtattttttaatctcagattTCATATTGGTGAAATTTTGGCAATATATAAAGTTAACTGTCTACCTCTGTATAGAAAACATGTGgtcaaaagatacagaaagaccTGTACCTGCTTCGAATACTGGATAGGAGTCTTTCTGCTTCAGTAAAAGAATACTGTTTTATGTGTTGCTACCAGAGAGTTGTATATTTGATTTGGTGTTAcagtatagtggttaagagcatgggctcttaGAACCATACAGTTCCAGTTTAAATCCAGGCTCTGCTACTTAGTACCTGTGTAAGTTTTATCAAATGAAAATAACCTCCTGTCATCTTAGTTTCATTATCTTGAAGCTGAGGATAATGGTACCTCTACATAAGATGTTTCTGAAGATTATAGTCAGTGCTTAAAACAGTATCCAGCTTAAGTAAGCACACCATGAATAttataatagaagaaataaaggctACTTGCTACTGTTGATGTTTGTGGTAAATGCTTATTCAAAATGtcatttccttcccctcccctgcagTGAGTTCTCTGGTGATGTTGATAGCCTGGAACTGGGGGACATGGTCGAGTACAGCTTGTCCAAAGGAAAAGGCAACAAAGTCAGTGCAGaaaaagtgaacaaaacacaCTCAGGTAATGAATTGTGACTTCTGATTATTAAGCCTGTGTTTTGGGTAGGAGGGTGAGGCgtagggtgggagagggagagaaaagcctACTGTTCCAGATCACTGTTTCTACAGGTGTGATCCCCAGAtccagcagcatcacctggccACTTGTTAGGAATACAAGTTGTCTGACTCCACCCCAAACCTACCAAAACTTTGGAGATGGGCAGTCTGTTTTAACAAATCCTTCAGGTGGTTCTGATgaacactgaagtttgagaaccattgttctAGATTTTCTAGATCATTTGCTTTGAGTTTATTATCAGTTcaatatctctttttaaaaataaccccaAGATAATAAATCTCCAtgggattggggtgggggaggcattCCTCTAGAAGACGGTTTTGGAGAAGAATGAGTTTAAATGTGAAGAATAATGGCAACTTAAGGAAATCGTTGCTATTTAGGATCTGTGACTTTTTAAAGGCCTACAACTTACTTTTTTGGCTTTCGCGTAAACTCACCAAGTAACACTTTTTGTTGGTGTTATTCTAGAGAAATGGGAGCTAAGAATGTTCATTAAGTTTAATAAGTAAGTGTTTTAGAAACAGGGTACAGCAGTGAAGAAATAAGACAGGTTGGTAAAAAAGATGAGTGAAATATCGGATATAAGTATGTTCggaaaaatattaagataaaataaattgggGAAGTATATAAGTATTGGAGTTAGCAATACTTGTAGAGACCAAGGAAGGCCTCACTAAAAAGGTGATATTTGGTCATGTGGAAAAGGTGAGAGAGCAAGACATGTTTAAATGTGTATACTTATTAagtctttaaacatctttattttaatagtaGTTTAGAAGTATTGCATTTCAGGACTAGCAGGCAACCAGCCAACCCTCTGTTAACGTTTGTTCTGTTAATgttcgctttttttttttggtcctgtgcaatagaatttaaataaaattgttgagGGAGAGGTATACATGCTTTTGTTTTGTAGTGAATGGCATTACTGAGGAAGCTGATCCCACCATCTACTCTGGTAAAGTCATTCGCCCCTTGAGGAGTGTCGATCCAACACAGACTGAGTACCAAGGAATGATTGAGATCATGGACGAAGGTAAGAGCATCGCTATCAGATTGTTGTGAAATTTGCCTTACCTTCAGATGAGTGTGtcgaagattttaaaatatggtaggGTGGCAGTTGTTTTCAAATTCCTTAAAAACTGAATCAAGGAAAAGTGATTTTATTCCCACAatacttggtttttattttttttatcccttGGAAATGAGATCAGCCTGGGTTTATGTTGTGAACAAATGACTGCTGTGGAGCTTATGGCTGATATGTGAGCTGCTAACGCTGAGTTATATTGAAATAGACTGAGAACAAAATCTCACactaaaaatatgcatttaatgtttGATAATCAGACATTCAAGTTGGCTGAGTTTAATACAACTTTGCAGTTTTCCTCTATTATTCACTGGTTATTTACATCAGTATTAACAAAATTTCCTAGTAACTGTTCaattctataaacatttttgcCTCCTGTAAAAGTTTACTATATCTATTACTTAATAGCCAGGATTCCATGGGGATCCTACTACTTTTCTCTAGGTCAAAGCTccctacatttttatttcttgcctttttctccccatctttgACAACTCCCTGAGTCCTGGTGTCATCCCTTACCCCAAACAATTAACGCCAGAAAGACCAACTTTGTGCATAAAATAAGTTTGCAGTAGAAATGGTAGTAGGGAACACTGGATGATTAATACAGCAGAATTACCATAATGATGGGGTTGATGAGAGGATTTGAAATTCTCACCAAAGACGATAGCTTGGCTCACAAAGGGAATAAATCTTGTGTCATCTAGGAGTCATAGGAGAACATAAAGTGGGGAAGAGAAGGTCATTTGAGAGAAGGAAATGAGCCTTGATGAAGATGTTCCTTTACTACATGAGGTTCTTaggaatttctgtttttaatagaaCCAGGACCCTAATACACACATCTCCAAATATGAATTGACTTTGTAGCACGTCAGTCTTAAACTAATGCCATGGTGACACCATACCCTTAAAAGGTCCATGAGGGTATGGGCAACTAACTTAAACTCATGAGATAATATCAAAGtgccccatttcctcctctgtatcATGCacccttttatttacttttgcatcCAACCCCCAATCCACTTATTCTTCAACACTGGCTATTTGGTAGTCTAAAAGCAAGGTTTTGTGGAAAAGGAAACTCCTGAAATCTCTGAGCCTAGAGTTTTCTGCGACTAGAAAGGTCACTTTTTCCTACTTGGTGGTGAGAACAGCTCTTTTATGTAGGAATACAACTAACCCAATATAAGACCATGGGTTTTAGAGCTGGACAGACCTAGATCTGAATACCAGCTCTTCCACTTCCAGCTGTACAACCTAAGTCAAATTAATTAAATCGTTACTAgcttagtttctttgtttttttttttatttttttggttttggttttgtttttttaatttatcttatttttggctgctttgggtcttcgttgctgcacgtgggctttctctagaggAGGCGagcggggttactcttcgttgtggtgcacgagcttctcattgtggtggcttctcttcgaggagcacgggctctaggcacgcgggcttcagtagttgcggctcatgggctctagagcgcaggctcagtagttgtggaacatggtcttagttgctccacggcatgtggaatcttcccggaccagggctcaaactcgtgtcccctgcattggcaggcggattcttaaccactgcaccaccagggaagcaccagtttcttcatttttaaaatgaggataatatcttCAACCTCAGAATGTTCTATAAACATTAAATATGCATCagtataaatgtttaataaatagtgGTTACTGCTAGTACCAGTAGGTCAGTCTAGCTGTCTTTAGTATTTCTGCGTGACTTGATCTATTGGAAATCTCTCCTCAGAGTTTTTAGTTCCTGTAAGTTTGAGAAGAAAATCTTCACTTACCCCTATAATCATCAAGAGAATGGTTAAAAGCGTTCCCAGTTTTGAAGCTTTGTCTTCCATCTAatgtttttcccctcttttccacCTTCGTTGATTTCAGTGAATTCACCATCCAGGTGAACTGATAGGCATCTGGATGGACTCTTTGGCCTGGTTTTTATCCATAGCCTGCACTGACCTCCAGCCAACTTTTTACTCTAGGGCAGAGCTTAGCAAATATGATagcttgtttttataaataaagttttcttgaaaCACAACCAGGACTGTTTACATACTGTCTTTGATTGCTTTCTCACTGCAACAGCAAAGTTGAGTCATCGTGACAGAGACAGGATCTTacaagactaaaatatttactatctggccctttaagaaaaagtgtggggctttcctggtggcgcagtggttgagagtccgcctgccgatgcaggggacacgggttcatgcccggtccgggaggatcccacttgccgcagagcggctgggcccgtgagccatggccgctgggcctgtgcgtccggagcctgtgctccacagcgggagaggccacaacggtgagaggcccgtgtaccgcaaaaaggaaaaagtgtgATGGCCCCTGATCTAGAAGAAAGGTGCCTGTAGGTTTGAGGGAGCCACAATCAGAACAAAGAAAGGAGGTGGAATGCCAAGAaatgatttatctattttgtgtttttgccTATGCCTGGCTTGTTTAATGCCCAGTCGGGTATGGATCAGAAATGTTTTTGACTGGCTCATATTGTGAACTTGGGAAGAAGATAATCCAGTGGATCATGTTAGCAATCCATAGAGCTTTAAAAGCTCAAAGGTAATGAGATTGTGAGTGCTAGTGTTATCTTCCACACacagccccccccccgcccgccccccggcCTTAAATGTGGTTTAAAACTGTTCATTAGCTGCTAGTAAGGTGATAATGAGCTACAAGTTCTAATTTGTTTTTGTGGTAGTATTTAGCATTCAGATTTTATTGGAGCTTTAAAGTAGAATTtcttagatataaaaaaaaatcttcttagtGAGTATAtttttagcaaattaaaaattcattaggACCATCAGCAGACGGCTGTTGTGAAATATTAGCTTTTAGACTTTGTACCTGTTTCTCCTTACAGGGGATATGAAAGGTGAGGTTTATCCATTTGGCATAGTTGGGATGGCCAACAAAGGGGATTGCCTACAGAAAGGGGAGAGCGTCAAGTTCCAGTTGTGTGTCCTGGGCCAAAATGCACAGACTATGGCCTACAACATCACACCCCTGCGTAGGGCCACAGTGGAGTGTGTGAAAGATCAGGTAAGTGGTTATATCTCTTGATCTGAATTTGATCCTTTTATGAGTTGGTAACCAAATAGTAACCAAAACCTTGAACATTTTTCAGCCCAGGGGGAACCATCAACATtcgtttggtttttatttccactttacccCCCTTTTCAGTGATTTGAAGTAGCTTattaaaaacacagagaaaaccacatggaaagaaaaaacGGCAATAGTAGCAAAAGGAAAGTAAGAGTAGTATTAATAGCTAACACAATGGGGAAAATAAGTTTGGAGTGAGATTTCCAGAATAGAAAGACTATAATGTTTTTCATACTTGAGCTCAGAACTTCTTTTACAGaccacacaaagaaagaaaccatgtGTAGAAGTGTTCATAAAATAAGCTTCGGGCAAACAAAACTATTCCTGGTACTTAAATCTCAAGGAAATCTCTCTGAGTCCTCAGAGAGGACATTTTTTGGTATCAGTACAGTGACT
This genomic interval from Physeter macrocephalus isolate SW-GA chromosome 4, ASM283717v5, whole genome shotgun sequence contains the following:
- the CSDE1 gene encoding cold shock domain-containing protein E1 isoform X4, with the translated sequence MSFDPNLLHNNGHNGYPNGTSAALRETGVIEKLLTSYGFIQCSERQARLFFHCSQYNGNLQDLKVGDDVEFEVSSDRRTGKPIAVKLVKIKQEILPEERINGQEVFYLTYTPEDVEGNVQLETGDKINFVIDNNKHTGAGSARNIMLLKKKQARYQGVVCAMKDAFGFIERGDIVKEIFFHYSEFKGDLETLQPGDDVEFTIKDRNGKEVATDVRLLPQGTVIFEDISIEHFEGTVTKVIPKVPSKNQNDPLPGRIKVDFVIPKELPFGDKDTKSKVTLLEGDHVRFNISTDRRDKLERATNIEVLSNTFQFTNEAREMGVIAAMRDGFGFIKCVDRDARMFFHFSEILDGNQLHIADEVEFTVVPDMLSAQRNHAIRIKKLPKGTVSFHSHSDHRFLGTVEKEATFSNPKTTSPNKGKEKEAEDGVIAYDDCGVKLTIAFQAKDVEGSNSPQIGDKVEFSISDKQRPGQQIATCVRLLGRNSNSKRLLGYVATLKDNFGFIETANHDKEIFFHYSEFSGDVDSLELGDMVEYSLSKGKGNKVSAEKVNKTHSVNGITEEADPTIYSGKVIRPLRSVDPTQTEYQGMIEIMDEGDMKGEVYPFGIVGMANKGDCLQKGESVKFQLCVLGQNAQTMAYNITPLRRATVECVKDQFGFINYEVGDSKKLFFHVKEVQDGIELQAGDEVEFSVIFNQRTGKCSACNVWRVCEGPKAVAAPRPDRLVNRLKNITLDDASAPRLMVLRQPRGPDNSMGFGAERKIRQAGVID
- the CSDE1 gene encoding cold shock domain-containing protein E1 isoform X1, which gives rise to MENVFTVSSDPHPPPTAPPSLSLPLSSSSTSSGTKKQKRTPTYQRSMSFDPNLLHNNGHNGYPNGTSAALRETGVIEKLLTSYGFIQCSERQARLFFHCSQYNGNLQDLKVGDDVEFEVSSDRRTGKPIAVKLVKIKQEILPEERINGQVVCAVPHNLESKSPAAPGQSPTGSVCYERNGEVFYLTYTPEDVEGNVQLETGDKINFVIDNNKHTGAGSARNIMLLKKKQARYQGVVCAMKDAFGFIERGDIVKEIFFHYSEFKGDLETLQPGDDVEFTIKDRNGKEVATDVRLLPQGTVIFEDISIEHFEGTVTKVIPKVPSKNQNDPLPGRIKVDFVIPKELPFGDKDTKSKVTLLEGDHVRFNISTDRRDKLERATNIEVLSNTFQFTNEAREMGVIAAMRDGFGFIKCVDRDARMFFHFSEILDGNQLHIADEVEFTVVPDMLSAQRNHAIRIKKLPKGTVSFHSHSDHRFLGTVEKEATFSNPKTTSPNKGKEKEAEDGVIAYDDCGVKLTIAFQAKDVEGSNSPQIGDKVEFSISDKQRPGQQIATCVRLLGRNSNSKRLLGYVATLKDNFGFIETANHDKEIFFHYSEFSGDVDSLELGDMVEYSLSKGKGNKVSAEKVNKTHSVNGITEEADPTIYSGKVIRPLRSVDPTQTEYQGMIEIMDEGDMKGEVYPFGIVGMANKGDCLQKGESVKFQLCVLGQNAQTMAYNITPLRRATVECVKDQFGFINYEVGDSKKLFFHVKEVQDGIELQAGDEVEFSVIFNQRTGKCSACNVWRVCEGPKAVAAPRPDRLVNRLKNITLDDASAPRLMVLRQPRGPDNSMGFGAERKIRQAGVID
- the CSDE1 gene encoding cold shock domain-containing protein E1 isoform X3, with the translated sequence MSFDPNLLHNNGHNGYPNGTSAALRETGVIEKLLTSYGFIQCSERQARLFFHCSQYNGNLQDLKVGDDVEFEVSSDRRTGKPIAVKLVKIKQEILPEERINGQVVCAVPHNLESKSPAAPGQSPTGSVCYERNGEVFYLTYTPEDVEGNVQLETGDKINFVIDNNKHTGAGSARNIMLLKKKQARYQGVVCAMKDAFGFIERGDIVKEIFFHYSEFKGDLETLQPGDDVEFTIKDRNGKEVATDVRLLPQGTVIFEDISIEHFEGTVTKVIPKVPSKNQNDPLPGRIKVDFVIPKELPFGDKDTKSKVTLLEGDHVRFNISTDRRDKLERATNIEVLSNTFQFTNEAREMGVIAAMRDGFGFIKCVDRDARMFFHFSEILDGNQLHIADEVEFTVVPDMLSAQRNHAIRIKKLPKGTVSFHSHSDHRFLGTVEKEATFSNPKTTSPNKGKEKEAEDGVIAYDDCGVKLTIAFQAKDVEGSNSPQIGDKVEFSISDKQRPGQQIATCVRLLGRNSNSKRLLGYVATLKDNFGFIETANHDKEIFFHYSEFSGDVDSLELGDMVEYSLSKGKGNKVSAEKVNKTHSVNGITEEADPTIYSGKVIRPLRSVDPTQTEYQGMIEIMDEGDMKGEVYPFGIVGMANKGDCLQKGESVKFQLCVLGQNAQTMAYNITPLRRATVECVKDQFGFINYEVGDSKKLFFHVKEVQDGIELQAGDEVEFSVIFNQRTGKCSACNVWRVCEGPKAVAAPRPDRLVNRLKNITLDDASAPRLMVLRQPRGPDNSMGFGAERKIRQAGVID
- the CSDE1 gene encoding cold shock domain-containing protein E1 isoform X2, coding for MENVFTVSSDPHPPPTAPPSLSLPLSSSSTSSGTKKQKRTPTYQRSMSFDPNLLHNNGHNGYPNGTSAALRETGVIEKLLTSYGFIQCSERQARLFFHCSQYNGNLQDLKVGDDVEFEVSSDRRTGKPIAVKLVKIKQEILPEERINGQEVFYLTYTPEDVEGNVQLETGDKINFVIDNNKHTGAGSARNIMLLKKKQARYQGVVCAMKDAFGFIERGDIVKEIFFHYSEFKGDLETLQPGDDVEFTIKDRNGKEVATDVRLLPQGTVIFEDISIEHFEGTVTKVIPKVPSKNQNDPLPGRIKVDFVIPKELPFGDKDTKSKVTLLEGDHVRFNISTDRRDKLERATNIEVLSNTFQFTNEAREMGVIAAMRDGFGFIKCVDRDARMFFHFSEILDGNQLHIADEVEFTVVPDMLSAQRNHAIRIKKLPKGTVSFHSHSDHRFLGTVEKEATFSNPKTTSPNKGKEKEAEDGVIAYDDCGVKLTIAFQAKDVEGSNSPQIGDKVEFSISDKQRPGQQIATCVRLLGRNSNSKRLLGYVATLKDNFGFIETANHDKEIFFHYSEFSGDVDSLELGDMVEYSLSKGKGNKVSAEKVNKTHSVNGITEEADPTIYSGKVIRPLRSVDPTQTEYQGMIEIMDEGDMKGEVYPFGIVGMANKGDCLQKGESVKFQLCVLGQNAQTMAYNITPLRRATVECVKDQFGFINYEVGDSKKLFFHVKEVQDGIELQAGDEVEFSVIFNQRTGKCSACNVWRVCEGPKAVAAPRPDRLVNRLKNITLDDASAPRLMVLRQPRGPDNSMGFGAERKIRQAGVID